One genomic region from Halomicrobium zhouii encodes:
- a CDS encoding ABC transporter ATP-binding protein — translation MDIDATDDDVFDDVRERVDHPMRRLFEEYGSDNWVAFAVGLLGSVAARLLDLLPPVLLGIAIDATFEENRPFSLGPIPLYEYASEPESQVIMATAIIAGAFLLGAGFHWIRNWGWNSFAQHIQHAVRTDTYDQMQRLNMDFYADKQTGEMMSVLSNDVNRLERFLNDGMNSAFRLAVMVMGISAILFWYNWQLALVTLVVVPAIAFFTYRFIKTIQPKYAEVRSSVGQLNSRLENNLGGVQVIKTYNTESYESDRVEDVSQDYFDANWGAIETRIRFFPGLRVLAGFGFVVTFLVGGLWALPNGGGAPLFFTGTLSTGEFVVFILLSQRFIWPMAQFGQIINMYQRAYASAERVFGLMDVPGEIEERPDAPDLVVEGGEVAFEDVSFGYGAGETADEETILDDVSFTVEGGDTLALVGPTGAGKSTVMKLLMRMYDVDEGAVRIDDQDLRDVTLPSLRQAIGYVSQETFLFYGTVKENITYGTFGATDEEIIEAAKAAEAHAFIQNLPDGYDTKVGERGVKLSGGQRQRIAIARAVLKDPKILVLDEATSDVDTETEMLIQRSLDKLTADRTTFAIAHRLSTIKDADQIVVLEDGRVVENGSHDELLDEGGLYANLWAVQAGEIDELPEEFVQRATERRAQTDAADAADDDD, via the coding sequence ATGGATATCGACGCGACAGACGACGACGTGTTCGACGACGTCCGCGAGCGCGTCGATCATCCGATGCGTCGCCTCTTCGAAGAGTACGGCAGCGACAACTGGGTCGCCTTCGCCGTCGGCTTGCTCGGCAGCGTGGCCGCCCGGCTGCTCGACCTGCTCCCGCCCGTGTTGCTCGGCATCGCCATCGACGCGACGTTCGAGGAGAACCGACCGTTCTCGCTCGGCCCCATTCCCCTCTACGAGTACGCGTCCGAGCCCGAGAGCCAGGTAATCATGGCGACGGCCATCATCGCCGGCGCGTTCCTCCTCGGCGCGGGGTTCCACTGGATCCGCAACTGGGGGTGGAACAGCTTCGCCCAGCACATTCAACACGCCGTCCGGACCGACACCTACGACCAGATGCAGCGGCTCAACATGGACTTCTACGCCGACAAGCAGACCGGCGAGATGATGTCGGTGCTGTCGAACGACGTCAACCGACTGGAGCGGTTCCTCAACGACGGGATGAACTCGGCGTTCCGCCTGGCGGTGATGGTGATGGGCATCTCCGCCATCCTCTTCTGGTACAACTGGCAACTCGCGCTGGTCACCCTGGTCGTCGTCCCCGCCATCGCCTTCTTCACCTACCGCTTCATCAAGACCATCCAGCCCAAGTACGCCGAGGTCCGCTCCTCGGTCGGCCAGCTCAACTCCCGGCTGGAGAACAACCTCGGCGGCGTGCAGGTGATCAAGACGTACAACACCGAGAGCTACGAGTCCGACCGCGTCGAGGACGTCTCGCAGGACTACTTCGACGCGAACTGGGGCGCCATCGAGACCAGGATTCGCTTTTTCCCGGGGCTGCGCGTCCTCGCCGGATTCGGGTTCGTGGTCACGTTCCTCGTCGGCGGCCTCTGGGCCCTGCCCAACGGCGGCGGCGCGCCGCTGTTCTTCACGGGCACGCTCTCGACCGGTGAGTTCGTCGTCTTCATCCTGCTGTCCCAGCGGTTCATCTGGCCGATGGCCCAGTTCGGTCAGATCATCAACATGTACCAGCGGGCCTACGCCTCCGCCGAGCGCGTCTTCGGCCTGATGGACGTCCCGGGCGAGATCGAGGAACGGCCCGACGCCCCCGACCTCGTGGTCGAGGGCGGCGAGGTGGCGTTCGAGGACGTGAGCTTCGGGTACGGGGCGGGCGAGACCGCGGACGAGGAGACCATCCTCGACGACGTGAGCTTCACCGTCGAGGGCGGGGACACGCTCGCGCTCGTCGGCCCGACGGGCGCCGGCAAGTCGACGGTCATGAAGCTCCTGATGCGGATGTACGACGTCGACGAGGGCGCGGTCCGCATCGACGACCAGGACCTCCGGGACGTCACCCTCCCCAGCCTGCGACAGGCAATCGGCTACGTCAGCCAGGAGACGTTCCTCTTCTACGGCACCGTGAAGGAGAACATCACCTACGGCACCTTCGGCGCCACGGACGAGGAGATAATCGAGGCCGCGAAGGCCGCCGAGGCCCACGCGTTCATCCAGAACCTCCCCGACGGCTACGACACCAAGGTCGGCGAACGGGGCGTGAAGCTCTCCGGGGGCCAGCGCCAGCGCATCGCCATCGCCCGCGCGGTCCTCAAGGACCCCAAGATCCTGGTGCTGGACGAGGCGACGAGCGACGTCGACACGGAGACGGAGATGCTCATCCAGCGCTCGCTCGACAAACTCACCGCGGACCGGACGACGTTCGCCATCGCCCACCGCCTGTCGACGATCAAGGACGCCGACCAGATCGTCGTCCTCGAGGACGGCCGGGTCGTCGAGAACGGGAGCCACGACGAACTGCTGGACGAAGGCGGCCTCTACGCCAACCTCTGGGCCGTCCAGGCCGGCGAGATCGACGAACTGCCAGAGGAGTTCGTTCAGCGGGCGACCGAGCGCCGGGCCCAGACCGACGCCGCCGACGCCGCTGACGACGACGACTGA
- a CDS encoding DUF192 domain-containing protein, which produces MATCTANGTAAAAMAPAERPVVSALDANGTRLGSVRAMVAANGSEKFTGLSETKSLGADEGMLFVYDEVGTHTFVMRDMDFPLDIVFADANGAVTTIHHAPVPPEGTNESELTGYEGTGQYVLEVNRGWTNETGLDVGDRLCFPANQ; this is translated from the coding sequence ATGGCGACCTGCACGGCCAACGGGACGGCCGCCGCCGCGATGGCACCGGCGGAGCGCCCGGTCGTGTCGGCGCTCGACGCGAACGGGACCCGGCTCGGATCGGTGCGTGCGATGGTCGCGGCTAACGGCAGCGAGAAGTTCACCGGGCTGAGCGAGACGAAGTCCCTCGGCGCCGACGAGGGGATGCTGTTCGTCTACGACGAGGTGGGGACCCACACCTTCGTGATGCGGGACATGGACTTCCCGCTGGACATCGTCTTCGCCGACGCGAACGGCGCCGTCACGACCATCCACCACGCGCCGGTGCCCCCGGAGGGGACGAACGAGAGCGAACTGACGGGGTACGAGGGGACCGGACAGTACGTCCTCGAAGTGAACCGCGGCTGGACGAACGAGACCGGTCTCGACGTCGGTGACCGCCTCTGTTTCCCCGCGAACCAGTGA
- a CDS encoding MBL fold metallo-hydrolase has product MTNLPVMRVLTVVILVALAGCGGAGFDAVVGPDQAAAETAESPTPSPDAVESPNGTLEVHFINVGQGASTLVVGPSNETMLIDSGDWSDDGEDVLSYLEERGIDRIDYLVTTHADADHIGGHAAVIEHFETEGEGVGAVYDPGITSSSQTYGDYLDAVEEHDVTLYETRAGDTIPFEGVETTVLLPPEEYVANGDRNENSIAVHLGFGASSFLLPGDTEDAGEEYLVDEYGASLNATVLQAGHHGSRSSSSDAFLDESQPRIALITSGYDSQYGHPHEEVLQRFADRGVETYWTATHGNVRMTSNGSAVTVATQRAAPTDPLELREGDAVEPGSTDDLQVRTVLDVSGGTTSPVATDGGTTPTTESATTESQTATESPSDSSGSDEGEAGALSVATIHEDAAGDEYENLNDEYVVFENTGEAALDLSGWTVRDEADHTYTFPEGVTLDVGAQVTLRTGSGTDDDADLYWGADAPVWNNGGDTVVVQDDDGATVLEEEY; this is encoded by the coding sequence ATGACGAATCTGCCCGTGATGCGGGTTCTTACAGTCGTAATTCTCGTCGCCCTCGCCGGCTGTGGCGGTGCCGGGTTCGACGCCGTCGTCGGCCCCGACCAGGCCGCCGCGGAGACGGCCGAATCTCCCACGCCGTCGCCCGACGCGGTGGAGAGTCCGAACGGCACGCTGGAGGTCCACTTCATCAACGTCGGCCAGGGAGCGAGCACGCTGGTCGTCGGGCCGTCGAACGAGACGATGCTGATCGACTCCGGCGACTGGTCCGACGACGGGGAAGACGTGCTCTCGTACCTGGAGGAGCGTGGCATCGATCGGATCGACTACCTCGTGACGACCCACGCCGACGCGGACCACATCGGCGGGCACGCGGCGGTCATCGAGCACTTCGAGACGGAGGGTGAGGGCGTCGGTGCGGTCTACGACCCCGGCATCACGTCGAGTTCGCAGACCTACGGCGACTACCTCGACGCCGTCGAGGAACACGACGTGACGCTGTACGAGACGCGAGCGGGCGACACCATCCCGTTCGAGGGCGTCGAGACGACGGTACTGCTGCCGCCCGAAGAGTACGTCGCGAACGGTGACCGCAACGAGAACAGCATCGCCGTCCACCTCGGCTTCGGTGCGTCGAGTTTCCTCCTCCCGGGCGATACCGAGGACGCCGGCGAGGAGTACCTCGTCGACGAGTACGGGGCGTCGCTGAACGCCACGGTGTTGCAGGCCGGCCACCACGGGAGTCGCTCCAGTTCGAGTGACGCCTTCCTCGACGAGAGCCAGCCCCGGATCGCGCTGATTACGAGCGGCTACGACTCCCAGTACGGCCACCCCCACGAGGAGGTCCTCCAGCGCTTCGCCGACCGCGGTGTCGAGACGTACTGGACGGCGACCCACGGCAACGTCCGGATGACCAGCAACGGGTCGGCGGTCACGGTGGCGACCCAGCGAGCGGCACCGACCGACCCGCTCGAACTCAGGGAGGGCGACGCCGTCGAACCGGGGTCGACCGACGACCTGCAGGTGCGGACCGTCCTCGACGTGAGCGGCGGGACGACCTCACCCGTCGCAACGGACGGCGGCACGACGCCGACGACGGAATCGGCGACGACCGAGTCACAGACGGCGACCGAATCGCCGTCGGACTCGTCTGGGTCGGACGAAGGCGAGGCGGGCGCGCTCTCGGTGGCGACCATCCACGAGGACGCCGCGGGTGACGAGTACGAAAACCTCAACGACGAGTACGTCGTCTTCGAGAACACGGGCGAGGCCGCGCTCGACCTGTCGGGCTGGACGGTCCGGGACGAAGCGGACCACACGTACACGTTCCCCGAGGGCGTCACGCTCGACGTGGGCGCGCAGGTGACGCTCCGCACGGGCAGCGGCACCGACGACGACGCCGACCTGTACTGGGGTGCCGACGCGCCGGTCTGGAACAACGGCGGCGACACGGTCGTCGTCCAGGACGACGACGGGGCGACCGTACTGGAGGAGGAATACTGA
- a CDS encoding DUF3006 domain-containing protein produces the protein MPTDGTYTAVVDRFEADLAVLLLEDDGETVGEVVVDEEALPEDGRHVDAVLAVELDDDELVGVTYEEAETEDRSEQAQSRFDSLSQRPPSEGDEADSG, from the coding sequence ATGCCAACTGACGGAACCTACACGGCGGTGGTGGACCGGTTCGAGGCGGACCTGGCAGTGCTGCTGCTGGAAGACGACGGTGAGACGGTCGGTGAAGTCGTCGTCGACGAGGAGGCGCTGCCCGAGGATGGGCGACACGTCGACGCGGTGCTGGCGGTCGAACTCGACGACGACGAACTGGTCGGGGTCACGTACGAGGAAGCAGAGACCGAAGACCGGTCAGAGCAGGCCCAGAGCCGGTTCGACAGCCTGTCACAGCGGCCGCCGTCGGAAGGCGACGAGGCCGACTCGGGCTGA
- a CDS encoding DNA topoisomerase I — translation MELIVSEKYNAAERIAGILSKDSATREQVSGVTVFKWGGTYCMGLAGHVVEVDFPDEYNEWGSVSPASLIDAEVTKRASKPDIVAALNTLASEADRVVIATDYDREGELIGKEAYDLVRAVNDSAPVDRVRFSSLTGPEVRNAFEDPDEIDFDLAAAGEARQRIDLRWGASLTRFLTLASNQRGDGFVSVGRVQTPTLKLLVDREREIENFDPDDYWEIYADLGRTDEDDSFEAQYFYLNDQENEAERLWDEDAATAVYGDVDDASEATVERVDDRTRTDNPPIPFNTTEFIKAANAIGYDAKPAMNVAEDLYDDGYVTYPRTDNTVYPDDLDPRALLETLSEASPFEADAEALLDQESISPTAGETETTDHPPIHPTEDVPKKKALKGREWEIYELIVRRFFATLADAATWRKLRVDVDVAGHSLKANGSRLVKPGYHAVYPYYDTEETTIPAVTEGDALQIVESRLDEKQTRPPNRYGQSKLVEKMESLGLGTKSTRHNTIEKLYDRDYVTGNPPEPTELARKVVSATEEYGAHVASAEMTAQLEDDMTAIADGGTTLDEVTRSSREMLEDVFEDLQGARDEIGELLRTEIDESDSVGDCPECGEPLLPRQANSGSRFVGCNGYPDCEFTLPLPNKGRPHVLDELCDDHGLHHVKMIAGSKTFVFGCPRCQQRDAADTDDRVIGDCPECHASEGGELAIKRVHSGSRLVGCTRYPDCDYSLPLPRDGELEVTDDVCDDHDLPAVVIHQEDSSPWQLGCPICNYENYKS, via the coding sequence ATGGAACTCATCGTCTCCGAGAAATACAACGCGGCCGAGCGGATCGCGGGCATACTGAGCAAGGATAGTGCGACGCGGGAGCAAGTCAGTGGCGTGACCGTGTTCAAGTGGGGCGGCACCTACTGTATGGGGCTGGCCGGCCACGTCGTCGAGGTGGACTTCCCGGACGAGTACAACGAGTGGGGGAGCGTCTCGCCGGCCTCGCTGATCGACGCCGAAGTAACGAAGCGGGCGTCGAAGCCCGACATCGTCGCCGCGCTGAACACGCTGGCGAGCGAGGCCGACCGGGTCGTCATCGCGACGGACTACGACCGGGAAGGGGAGCTGATCGGGAAGGAAGCCTACGACCTCGTTCGGGCCGTCAACGACAGCGCGCCCGTCGACCGGGTTCGGTTCTCGTCGCTGACCGGCCCCGAAGTCAGGAACGCCTTCGAGGACCCCGACGAGATCGACTTCGACCTCGCCGCGGCGGGTGAAGCCAGGCAACGGATCGACCTGCGCTGGGGGGCGTCGCTCACCCGCTTCCTCACGCTGGCCTCGAACCAGCGCGGCGACGGGTTCGTCAGCGTCGGTCGGGTGCAGACGCCGACGCTGAAACTGCTCGTCGACCGCGAGCGGGAGATCGAGAACTTCGACCCGGACGACTACTGGGAGATCTACGCCGACCTCGGGCGGACGGACGAGGACGACTCGTTCGAGGCCCAGTACTTCTACCTGAACGACCAGGAGAACGAGGCAGAACGGCTCTGGGACGAAGATGCGGCAACAGCAGTCTACGGTGACGTCGACGACGCCTCGGAGGCCACGGTCGAGCGAGTCGACGACAGGACGCGGACGGACAATCCGCCGATCCCGTTCAACACGACGGAGTTCATCAAGGCCGCGAACGCCATCGGCTACGACGCCAAACCGGCGATGAACGTCGCCGAGGACCTCTACGACGACGGGTACGTCACGTACCCGCGCACCGACAACACGGTGTATCCGGACGATCTGGACCCGCGAGCGTTGCTCGAGACGCTCTCGGAAGCGTCGCCGTTCGAGGCCGATGCCGAAGCCCTGCTCGACCAGGAGTCCATCTCGCCGACTGCGGGGGAGACCGAGACGACGGACCACCCGCCGATACACCCGACCGAAGACGTGCCGAAGAAGAAAGCCCTGAAAGGCAGGGAGTGGGAGATATACGAGTTGATCGTTCGCCGGTTCTTCGCGACGCTCGCCGACGCCGCGACGTGGCGAAAACTCCGGGTCGACGTCGACGTCGCGGGCCACTCGCTGAAGGCGAACGGGAGCCGCCTCGTGAAACCGGGGTACCACGCCGTCTACCCGTACTACGACACGGAAGAGACGACCATCCCGGCGGTCACCGAGGGGGACGCCCTGCAGATCGTCGAGAGCCGGCTCGACGAGAAACAGACGCGGCCGCCGAACCGCTACGGCCAGTCGAAGCTCGTCGAGAAGATGGAGTCGCTCGGTCTCGGCACGAAGAGCACGCGACACAACACGATCGAGAAGCTCTACGACCGGGACTACGTCACGGGCAACCCGCCCGAACCGACCGAGCTCGCCCGGAAAGTCGTGTCCGCGACCGAAGAGTACGGCGCCCACGTCGCTTCGGCCGAGATGACGGCACAGCTCGAGGACGACATGACGGCGATCGCGGACGGGGGAACGACGCTGGACGAGGTGACGCGGAGTTCGCGCGAGATGCTGGAGGACGTGTTCGAGGACCTCCAGGGCGCGAGAGACGAGATCGGCGAGTTGCTCCGTACGGAGATCGACGAGAGCGACAGCGTCGGCGACTGCCCGGAGTGTGGGGAACCGTTACTGCCGCGGCAGGCCAACAGCGGGTCGCGATTCGTCGGCTGCAACGGCTATCCGGACTGCGAGTTCACCCTCCCGCTCCCGAACAAAGGTCGGCCACACGTTCTCGACGAGCTGTGCGACGACCACGGGTTACACCACGTGAAGATGATCGCCGGGTCGAAGACGTTCGTCTTCGGGTGTCCGCGATGCCAGCAACGGGACGCCGCCGACACAGACGACCGGGTCATCGGTGACTGCCCGGAGTGTCACGCCAGCGAGGGTGGCGAACTGGCGATCAAGCGAGTCCACAGCGGCTCTCGGCTGGTGGGGTGTACCCGATATCCTGACTGCGACTACTCCCTCCCGCTTCCCCGTGACGGGGAACTCGAAGTCACCGACGACGTCTGCGACGACCACGACCTCCCGGCGGTCGTGATTCACCAGGAGGACAGCAGCCCGTGGCAGCTGGGGTGTCCCATCTGCAACTACGAGAACTACAAGAGCTGA
- a CDS encoding DUF7260 family protein — MAELESHHDPRQHLSILRHHVLGPVLRAETLTERVRNEVASERDAFDAFADRVAATTADSPRPPALMAGSVDTSGTSSATAPLREAYEATVMAVQHYDDVYDESVEENARAEFGPDLASLLSPETSTTFTRSHRELLVAAAEKRARDRDEFCDRLDSELHSLRSRRHDVTTILDNLDTSIVPAWYRDQFEEEVRQVLRTRQSTLGSQSSVSYIDEHSLCAYLYAEESWTYPILTAVARLLDSISVPE, encoded by the coding sequence ATGGCTGAACTCGAGTCCCACCACGACCCGCGCCAGCACCTCTCCATACTCCGCCATCACGTCCTCGGACCCGTGTTGAGGGCAGAAACACTCACAGAGCGCGTGCGAAACGAGGTCGCCAGCGAGCGGGACGCGTTCGACGCGTTCGCCGACCGCGTGGCTGCCACCACTGCCGACTCGCCCAGACCACCTGCGCTCATGGCTGGAAGCGTAGATACCAGCGGGACGTCGTCTGCGACGGCGCCACTCCGGGAAGCGTACGAAGCGACGGTGATGGCGGTACAGCACTACGACGACGTCTACGACGAATCAGTCGAGGAAAACGCGAGGGCGGAGTTCGGGCCGGACCTGGCGAGTCTCCTCTCCCCGGAGACGTCGACGACGTTCACGCGGTCTCACAGGGAGTTGCTCGTCGCCGCGGCGGAAAAGCGGGCGCGTGACCGCGATGAGTTCTGTGACAGGCTCGATTCGGAACTGCACTCGCTCCGTTCGAGACGCCACGACGTCACGACCATCCTCGACAACCTCGACACGAGTATCGTCCCAGCCTGGTACCGCGACCAGTTCGAAGAGGAGGTCAGACAGGTGCTTCGCACTCGCCAGTCGACGCTCGGGTCACAATCGTCCGTCTCGTACATCGACGAGCACAGCCTCTGTGCGTATCTGTACGCCGAGGAGTCGTGGACGTATCCGATTCTCACTGCGGTCGCGCGATTGCTCGACTCGATATCAGTACCGGAGTGA
- a CDS encoding tryptophan 7-halogenase, translating to MGTDVSSITVVGGGDAGLLAALTLRRVNPDVDIAVVDDFGEPPTEVGQGTFQSIIPLLHDVLGIDEGRFLREVKPVWKASSYFRDWCGYEPFHYAFDIRSVKPDVDDPNSVESLYHYYETGDMSTPAEGIAERGKTPLVYAPSQDTYAMYPNMAYHLSVGRFNEFLRTLCEERDVPLVDDRITDVETDADGTRIAAVHGASGATYEADLYVDSTGFKRLLMDELDAAYRSFDVPLDTAVRAAADRPLSEIVPATVLETGEHGWFWQIDTYDSRSLGYVFSSDHVSDEDALAEFRAHREEDLGEVDYYRFDSGFYEEPWVGNCVATGNAQGFIEPLQATSLTTHLNTALRLSRRLAARGRIVDDGFRESYNRYVRGSWNSVYDFISIHYRFADGDTAFWEEMQSIPISDRVRDYIDYYDANGFELFDSELVTEEGAPRGMLAFPTSSLYFVMRHMGAESSFYEDNDFTVSDEVRERWRQRNGYVDDLADTCLSYEQVYKSGVVDSFVRNERAFAQAAAPSGR from the coding sequence ATGGGCACTGACGTTTCGAGCATTACCGTCGTCGGTGGTGGAGACGCTGGACTCCTCGCCGCGCTCACGCTCCGCAGGGTGAACCCGGACGTGGACATCGCCGTCGTCGACGACTTCGGCGAACCGCCGACGGAGGTCGGCCAGGGGACGTTCCAGTCGATCATCCCGCTGTTGCACGACGTGCTCGGGATCGACGAGGGACGGTTCCTCCGCGAGGTCAAGCCCGTCTGGAAGGCCTCGTCGTACTTCCGGGACTGGTGTGGCTACGAGCCGTTCCACTACGCCTTCGACATCCGGTCGGTCAAACCGGACGTGGACGACCCGAACTCCGTCGAGTCGCTGTATCACTACTACGAGACGGGGGACATGTCGACGCCCGCCGAGGGGATCGCCGAACGCGGGAAGACGCCGCTGGTCTACGCGCCCAGCCAGGACACCTACGCCATGTACCCGAACATGGCGTACCACCTGAGCGTCGGTCGCTTCAACGAGTTCCTCCGGACGCTCTGTGAGGAACGGGACGTCCCGCTCGTCGACGACCGGATCACGGACGTCGAGACGGACGCCGACGGGACGCGTATCGCGGCCGTCCACGGCGCCTCGGGTGCGACCTACGAGGCCGACCTCTACGTCGATTCGACGGGGTTCAAGCGCCTCCTGATGGACGAACTCGACGCCGCCTACCGCAGTTTCGACGTGCCACTCGACACCGCCGTCCGGGCCGCCGCCGACCGCCCGCTCTCGGAGATCGTCCCCGCGACCGTCCTCGAGACGGGCGAGCACGGCTGGTTCTGGCAGATCGACACCTACGACAGCCGGAGCCTCGGCTACGTGTTCAGCTCCGACCACGTCTCCGACGAGGACGCGCTCGCGGAGTTCAGAGCCCACCGCGAGGAGGACCTCGGCGAGGTCGATTACTACCGCTTCGACTCGGGCTTCTACGAGGAGCCGTGGGTCGGCAACTGCGTCGCGACCGGCAACGCCCAGGGGTTCATCGAACCGCTCCAGGCGACGTCGCTGACCACCCACCTCAACACCGCGTTGCGACTGTCGCGACGGCTCGCCGCCAGGGGCCGGATCGTCGACGACGGGTTCCGGGAGTCGTACAACCGGTACGTCCGCGGCAGCTGGAACTCGGTCTACGACTTCATCAGCATCCACTACCGCTTCGCCGACGGCGACACCGCGTTCTGGGAGGAGATGCAGTCGATCCCGATAAGCGACCGCGTCCGCGACTACATCGACTACTACGACGCCAACGGCTTCGAGCTGTTCGACTCCGAACTCGTCACCGAGGAGGGCGCCCCGCGCGGAATGTTGGCCTTCCCGACGTCGAGTCTCTACTTCGTCATGCGACACATGGGCGCCGAGTCGAGCTTCTACGAGGACAACGACTTCACCGTGAGCGACGAGGTGCGAGAGCGCTGGCGACAGCGCAACGGCTACGTCGACGACCTCGCCGACACCTGTCTCTCCTACGAGCAGGTGTACAAGTCGGGCGTCGTGGACTCGTTCGTCCGGAACGAGCGGGCGTTCGCACAAGCCGCCGCGCCGTCCGGGCGATAG
- a CDS encoding beta-galactosidase, whose amino-acid sequence MDIGVCYFPEHWPRERWATDVERMAEAGIEYVRMGEFAWNRFEPEPGTYDFEWLETAVDLVADHGMQAVLCTPTATPPKWLTDEYPGIRQEEPDGTPLEFGSRRQYCYNSPDYRRESRRIIGKLAEHFAGHDGVAGWQTDNEFGCHETVRCYCDDCQSAFRDWLRRKYDDVDALNESWGNAFWSQEYRDFSEVDVPGPTPAEGQHHPTRLLDFHRFSSDSVVDYNRLHVEALRGAEADGDDWFITHNFMGDFEPLDAFDVSDDLDFAAWDSYPTLHAQQAPDTPAPESEAGADVQRVGDPDLTALNHALYRGASEGPFWVMENQSGDIRAYPYSAEPAEGMMRLWAHQAAAHGCDVVSYFRWRRCRFGQEQYWGALNNYDGSPDRGVGEAAKAAGEFAELPDLAAPEGEVALLVDYDSMWALHSERHTPDYDYWPHCRAYYRALRRRGVTVDVIPTDRNLDDYSAVVAPSLHLVDEDLAGRLADYAADGGELVLTVRSAAKDEHHKFRDELAPGPLSESLGARVVQHESLAPGVETRVTYGDQSRGDGTDGGEPYAFRTWGEWLDADAADVLGRHDSGPAAGEPAIVRNDHGEGGLTYVGVWPESDLADALVADLLERTAVPAADPLPDGVRLTERDGYTWVTNFGRDPVAVDAGDAAVVVGDATVPGRDLAVVEGPAHDVTVESGD is encoded by the coding sequence ATGGACATTGGCGTCTGTTACTTCCCCGAGCACTGGCCGCGCGAGCGCTGGGCGACCGACGTCGAGCGCATGGCCGAGGCCGGCATCGAGTACGTCCGCATGGGCGAGTTCGCCTGGAACCGCTTCGAACCCGAACCGGGCACGTACGACTTCGAGTGGCTCGAAACCGCGGTCGACCTCGTCGCCGACCACGGGATGCAGGCCGTCCTCTGTACGCCCACGGCCACGCCACCGAAGTGGCTCACGGACGAGTATCCCGGCATCCGTCAGGAGGAACCCGACGGCACCCCCCTGGAGTTCGGCAGCCGCCGCCAGTACTGTTACAACTCCCCCGACTACCGGCGCGAGAGTCGGCGCATCATCGGGAAGCTGGCCGAGCACTTCGCCGGTCACGACGGCGTCGCAGGCTGGCAGACCGACAACGAGTTCGGCTGTCACGAGACGGTCCGGTGTTACTGTGACGACTGCCAGAGCGCCTTCCGGGACTGGCTCCGCCGGAAGTACGACGACGTCGACGCGCTCAACGAATCCTGGGGGAACGCCTTCTGGAGCCAGGAGTACCGGGACTTCTCAGAGGTCGACGTCCCCGGGCCGACGCCCGCGGAGGGACAGCACCACCCGACTCGGCTGCTCGATTTCCACCGCTTTTCCAGCGACAGCGTCGTCGACTACAACCGACTGCACGTCGAGGCGCTGCGCGGCGCCGAGGCCGACGGCGACGACTGGTTTATCACGCACAACTTCATGGGCGACTTCGAACCGCTGGACGCCTTCGACGTGAGCGATGACCTCGACTTCGCCGCGTGGGACTCGTATCCGACGCTGCACGCCCAGCAGGCCCCCGACACGCCGGCCCCGGAGAGCGAGGCTGGTGCCGACGTCCAGCGGGTCGGCGACCCCGACCTCACGGCGCTGAACCACGCGCTCTACCGCGGCGCGAGCGAGGGGCCGTTCTGGGTGATGGAGAACCAGTCGGGCGACATCCGCGCGTACCCCTACTCGGCCGAACCCGCCGAGGGCATGATGCGCCTGTGGGCCCACCAGGCCGCCGCCCACGGCTGTGACGTCGTCTCCTACTTCCGGTGGCGGCGCTGCCGGTTCGGCCAGGAACAGTACTGGGGCGCGCTCAACAACTACGACGGGTCGCCGGACCGCGGCGTGGGCGAGGCTGCCAAAGCTGCCGGGGAGTTCGCGGAACTGCCCGACCTCGCTGCGCCCGAGGGCGAGGTGGCGCTGCTCGTCGACTACGACAGCATGTGGGCGCTCCACTCGGAACGCCACACACCCGACTACGACTACTGGCCGCACTGTCGGGCGTACTACCGGGCGCTCCGTCGACGCGGCGTCACCGTCGACGTAATCCCGACGGACCGGAATCTCGACGACTACAGCGCGGTCGTCGCACCCTCCCTGCACCTGGTCGACGAGGACCTCGCCGGGCGACTGGCCGACTACGCCGCCGACGGCGGAGAACTCGTGCTCACCGTCCGCAGCGCCGCCAAGGACGAACACCACAAATTCCGCGACGAGCTCGCTCCCGGGCCCCTCTCGGAATCACTCGGCGCACGCGTCGTCCAGCACGAGAGTCTCGCGCCCGGCGTCGAGACTCGCGTGACCTACGGGGACCAGTCGCGTGGCGACGGCACCGACGGCGGTGAGCCCTACGCGTTCCGGACCTGGGGCGAGTGGCTCGACGCCGACGCCGCCGACGTGCTCGGTCGCCACGACTCCGGACCCGCAGCGGGCGAACCAGCGATCGTCCGCAACGACCACGGCGAGGGCGGCCTCACCTACGTCGGCGTCTGGCCCGAGTCCGACCTCGCCGACGCGCTCGTGGCCGACCTGCTGGAGCGCACCGCCGTCCCCGCGGCCGACCCGCTCCCCGACGGCGTCCGCCTGACCGAGCGCGACGGCTACACCTGGGTGACGAACTTCGGTCGCGACCCCGTCGCGGTCGACGCCGGCGACGCTGCCGTGGTGGTCGGCGACGCCACCGTTCCGGGCCGCGACCTCGCGGTCGTCGAGGGCCCCGCACACGACGTCACGGTGGAGAGCGGCGACTGA